A stretch of Deinococcus fonticola DNA encodes these proteins:
- a CDS encoding methyltransferase domain-containing protein, giving the protein MPRPSRTPNRPSAGRRTPAGGGQFSPRPTDYRTRQPAHEYELEVLPGLEEIAETELSGVKLARDQRGLRFWYPGDPERLTRLRSAVAAYRVKAWDVPRPRGLLGNQQLGELTDFLRGVAQVGGHRSFRLSAAGKESSVMQRLAEELQSGLELPHDPQEGELLIRLRPETGGPGWEVLARLTPRPLSARAWRECNMGGGLNATIAYAAHKLAGQRDEDRIFNPMCGSGTLMIERALMGPYDALVGVDISADAVACTRKNLQAARREIEVAQVDALETGLPARSFDLIIADLPWGDAIGNHRSNNILYPRFLEEMHRLISKHGRLCVITHELRLFETVLREQDRWNARELFQVYSGGHHPKAYLLGKK; this is encoded by the coding sequence AAGAACCCCGGCGGGCGGTGGTCAGTTCTCGCCCCGACCCACCGATTACCGTACCCGTCAGCCCGCGCACGAGTACGAACTGGAGGTGCTGCCGGGCCTGGAGGAGATCGCGGAAACCGAGTTGAGCGGCGTGAAGCTGGCCCGTGACCAGCGCGGCCTGCGCTTCTGGTACCCGGGCGACCCGGAACGCCTTACGCGCCTGCGTTCAGCGGTGGCCGCCTACCGCGTGAAAGCCTGGGACGTGCCGCGCCCGCGCGGCCTGCTGGGCAACCAGCAACTGGGCGAACTGACGGACTTCCTGCGGGGCGTGGCCCAGGTGGGCGGACACCGTTCCTTCCGCCTGAGTGCCGCCGGAAAGGAATCCAGCGTCATGCAGCGCCTCGCCGAGGAGTTGCAAAGCGGCCTGGAGTTGCCCCACGACCCGCAGGAAGGCGAACTGCTGATCCGCCTGCGCCCCGAAACGGGCGGCCCGGGCTGGGAAGTGCTGGCCCGCCTGACCCCGCGCCCCCTCTCAGCACGCGCCTGGCGCGAGTGCAACATGGGCGGCGGCCTGAACGCCACCATCGCCTACGCCGCGCACAAACTGGCCGGGCAACGCGACGAGGACCGCATTTTCAACCCCATGTGCGGCAGCGGCACCCTGATGATCGAACGCGCCCTGATGGGGCCTTACGACGCCCTGGTGGGCGTGGACATCAGCGCCGACGCGGTGGCCTGCACCCGGAAGAACCTGCAGGCCGCCAGACGCGAGATCGAGGTGGCGCAGGTCGATGCCCTCGAAACGGGATTGCCCGCCCGGAGTTTCGACCTGATCATCGCCGACCTGCCGTGGGGTGACGCCATCGGCAATCACCGCAGCAACAACATCCTGTACCCACGTTTCCTGGAGGAAATGCACCGCCTGATCAGCAAACACGGGCGGCTGTGCGTCATCACCCACGAACTCCGCCTCTTTGAAACCGTGCTGCGCGAACAGGACAGGTGGAACGCCCGCGAACTGTTTCAGGTCTACAGCGGCGGCCACCACCCCAAAGCCTACCTGCTCGGGAAGAA